One Phyllobacterium sp. T1293 DNA window includes the following coding sequences:
- a CDS encoding TetR/AcrR family transcriptional regulator, translating into MARPLSEDKRNAILVAATESIAVLGTGASTAKIAKDAGVAEGSLFTYFPSKDELLNQLYLDIKSDLRAAITTGYPVKASLKERCEHLWSRSLDWAAANPAKRKTMRQLGISNRITEQSKKTGSEAFRDITAMLEEGFTTGALRQQPTGFIGGIMESLSEMTLDFIARDPKNASTYKKSGFDAFWGAISAN; encoded by the coding sequence GTGGCTCGTCCGCTTAGCGAAGATAAACGAAACGCCATTCTTGTAGCAGCGACTGAAAGCATCGCTGTCCTTGGCACAGGTGCATCCACGGCAAAGATCGCCAAGGATGCCGGCGTTGCGGAGGGTTCGCTGTTTACATATTTCCCCAGCAAGGACGAGTTGCTGAACCAGCTCTACCTCGATATCAAATCGGATTTGCGCGCTGCAATTACGACTGGCTACCCTGTGAAGGCGAGCTTGAAGGAGCGCTGCGAACATTTGTGGAGCCGCTCGCTTGACTGGGCAGCGGCCAACCCCGCCAAACGCAAGACGATGCGGCAGCTCGGAATTTCAAACCGTATAACCGAGCAAAGCAAGAAGACAGGTTCGGAAGCCTTTCGCGATATCACTGCAATGCTGGAAGAAGGTTTCACCACGGGTGCCTTGAGACAACAGCCCACCGGGTTCATAGGCGGAATTATGGAATCGCTGTCGGAAATGACGCTCGATTTCATCGCGCGTGATCCCAAGAATGCAAGCACATACAAGAAATCCGGTTTCGACGCTTTCTGGGGCGCAATCTCCGCCAATTAA
- a CDS encoding Hcp family type VI secretion system effector — protein MPIYLQIDGIKGDATQETHKQWMDIEAIHFNVGRRMSTSAGSAANREASEPTISEVVLTKVSDSSSTKLFQEAVSGSAGKLATIHLVTTGNPGQTYIEYKLTNTLIANYSIDSNGDRPVETVRLNFTKLEVKYTPYDANQSPQSPMIASYDLATTRAA, from the coding sequence ATGCCGATTTACTTGCAGATTGACGGAATCAAGGGTGATGCGACCCAGGAAACGCATAAACAGTGGATGGACATCGAAGCCATTCATTTTAACGTGGGCCGTAGAATGAGCACTTCGGCTGGTTCGGCAGCGAACCGCGAAGCATCTGAACCAACGATCAGCGAAGTTGTCCTGACCAAGGTCAGTGATTCTTCTTCAACAAAGCTGTTTCAGGAAGCCGTTTCCGGCAGCGCAGGAAAGCTTGCAACCATTCATCTGGTTACAACGGGCAATCCCGGTCAGACCTATATCGAATACAAGCTCACCAACACGTTGATCGCCAACTATTCGATCGATTCCAATGGTGATCGTCCGGTTGAAACCGTGCGTCTGAACTTCACCAAGCTGGAAGTGAAGTACACACCATACGATGCAAACCAGAGCCCGCAGTCGCCAATGATTGCTTCTTACGATCTCGCTACAACGCGCGCTGCGTAA
- a CDS encoding DUF922 domain-containing Zn-dependent protease, translated as MKTAFRIGLFAACVVIVPLSAQAEWQAVEKVETYAITGKSGAELYASIGQRGPLIGGSTRVIAHTNFKLTWQRKYERQGNACTLVSAKPKLIITYTLPKPAERLPAPIQANWETFIAGVQTHEAVHGVTIKDMVKAIEAATIGLSVPDDPDCRKIRVEMTKRLSELSLAQRQKGRDFDRVEMGEGGNIQQMVLRLVNGG; from the coding sequence GTGAAAACAGCGTTTCGAATTGGATTGTTTGCGGCTTGTGTCGTCATTGTGCCGCTGTCTGCCCAAGCTGAGTGGCAGGCTGTCGAGAAGGTGGAAACCTATGCCATCACAGGGAAATCTGGTGCCGAACTCTATGCTTCGATCGGCCAGCGGGGCCCGTTGATTGGCGGCTCGACCCGCGTTATTGCCCACACCAATTTCAAGCTCACATGGCAGCGGAAATACGAAAGGCAGGGTAACGCCTGTACACTCGTTTCTGCCAAGCCAAAACTCATCATCACCTACACCTTGCCAAAACCTGCCGAGCGGCTTCCCGCGCCGATTCAGGCAAATTGGGAAACCTTTATCGCCGGTGTCCAGACCCATGAAGCCGTGCATGGTGTTACCATCAAAGACATGGTCAAGGCCATTGAAGCGGCCACCATTGGTCTGTCTGTCCCCGATGATCCCGATTGCCGCAAAATCAGGGTTGAAATGACCAAACGCCTTTCTGAGCTATCTCTCGCACAGCGTCAGAAAGGCCGGGACTTTGATCGCGTCGAAATGGGTGAAGGCGGCAATATTCAGCAGATGGTTCTCCGGTTGGTCAACGGCGGGTGA
- a CDS encoding diphosphate--fructose-6-phosphate 1-phosphotransferase yields MTETFVIAQGGGPTAVINQTLAGAVLEVRKRYPGARVLGARHGVRGIRDGNFVELSALSDQQLHLIAGTPSAALGSTRDKPDAAYCEVILKSLRQVGATAFINIGGNDTAGTQQILVEAANNDIAFVHAPKTIDNDLVESDHTPGFISAAEFIAGAFVSVDLDFRALPGIYVGIVMGRHAGFLTTAAAAWQRDDSSAPHLVYVPERAFSAKRFIEDVREAQSRHGRCIVAMSEGVTSEDGRAVVENLVPADRLERDAHGNIRLSGGELGMAIEQLLREGLPGARARVDTFGYLPRGNISTINTTDAREAFEAGAFAVEAAARGGGSVALQYANGATNPQLVPLANVAGKTQHLPDNFLLDDNNQISAACHAYFERLLPKRFTLAEPL; encoded by the coding sequence ATGACCGAGACATTCGTAATTGCACAGGGCGGTGGTCCGACAGCAGTTATTAACCAGACACTGGCCGGTGCGGTGCTTGAAGTGCGCAAGCGCTATCCGGGTGCCCGTGTACTCGGTGCGCGCCATGGCGTGCGGGGCATTCGTGATGGCAATTTCGTTGAACTCTCGGCTCTATCGGACCAGCAACTGCATCTTATCGCCGGAACACCCAGCGCCGCGCTGGGCAGTACGCGTGACAAGCCGGACGCCGCTTATTGTGAAGTAATCCTGAAAAGCCTGCGTCAAGTCGGGGCCACCGCGTTCATTAATATCGGGGGCAATGATACTGCCGGTACACAACAAATCCTGGTTGAAGCCGCCAACAATGACATCGCCTTCGTCCATGCACCCAAGACGATCGACAATGATCTTGTCGAAAGCGACCACACGCCCGGTTTCATCTCCGCTGCGGAATTCATTGCCGGCGCTTTTGTCAGCGTTGATCTCGATTTTCGCGCCCTGCCCGGCATTTATGTGGGGATTGTCATGGGAAGGCATGCGGGCTTCCTGACCACCGCCGCAGCCGCATGGCAGCGGGATGATAGCAGTGCGCCCCACCTCGTCTATGTGCCGGAGCGGGCCTTTTCGGCAAAGCGGTTCATTGAGGACGTGCGTGAAGCTCAAAGCCGTCACGGACGATGCATCGTGGCCATGTCCGAAGGTGTCACCAGTGAAGATGGCCGTGCCGTGGTGGAAAACCTTGTTCCCGCTGACCGGCTCGAACGCGACGCCCACGGCAATATCCGGCTTTCGGGTGGCGAGTTGGGTATGGCCATCGAGCAGCTTCTCCGGGAAGGCTTGCCCGGCGCCCGGGCGCGCGTGGATACGTTCGGCTATCTGCCGCGCGGCAATATCAGCACCATCAATACGACAGACGCCAGAGAAGCTTTTGAAGCGGGCGCATTTGCGGTTGAGGCGGCAGCGCGCGGTGGCGGATCAGTCGCCTTGCAATACGCCAATGGAGCCACAAATCCGCAACTGGTTCCCCTCGCCAATGTCGCCGGAAAAACGCAACATTTGCCGGATAATTTTCTCCTTGATGATAACAACCAGATTTCGGCCGCGTGCCATGCTTATTTCGAACGGTTGCTGCCCAAGCGTTTCACACTTGCCGAGCCGCTATAG
- a CDS encoding OmpA family protein: MRQLFSLSAAILIGVASPAMAGPAYKSEDIVKHFVNTADLGKSRAICVGTDQECAKKIVNPAASPLNMKVTFELNSDRLTEEAKQTLGEFAKALNDQRLQVATFQVEGHTDATGTDKYNDTLSMRRAESVSAYLSHLGVSPERLKAEGFGKRHPSVSDPFSPENRRVETRLVLPQG, encoded by the coding sequence ATGCGCCAGCTTTTTTCTCTTTCTGCGGCCATTTTGATTGGCGTTGCTTCGCCCGCAATGGCTGGTCCGGCCTACAAGTCGGAAGATATTGTCAAACATTTCGTCAACACGGCGGATCTTGGTAAGTCGCGCGCAATTTGCGTCGGGACGGATCAGGAATGTGCGAAAAAGATTGTGAACCCCGCTGCTTCGCCGTTGAACATGAAGGTTACATTCGAGCTGAATTCCGATCGTTTGACGGAAGAAGCAAAGCAGACTCTTGGCGAGTTTGCCAAGGCACTCAACGATCAGCGCCTTCAGGTGGCGACGTTCCAGGTTGAGGGTCACACGGATGCAACCGGTACGGACAAATACAATGACACATTGTCGATGCGCCGGGCGGAGTCTGTTTCTGCGTATCTCAGCCACCTCGGTGTTTCTCCGGAGCGTCTGAAGGCAGAAGGCTTTGGCAAGCGTCATCCAAGCGTGAGCGATCCTTTCTCACCGGAAAATCGCCGCGTAGAGACACGTCTGGTGCTTCCGCAGGGTTAA
- a CDS encoding oxidoreductase has product MSKVWLITGSANGLGRSIAEAVLNSGASLVATARNTATLGDLKERFGDRILIVPLDVTDADAAHDAVKQAVDTFGRLDVLVNNAGYGQVSPFEQTDERDFYAQIDTNFFGVVNLIRAALPVMRGQRSGHIINISSVGGRTGTPGLSAYQSAKWAVGGLTEVLAQEVAPFGVKVIAVEPGGMRTNWGSTARNNIPALLPEYEASVGALTKILRAFVGNEVGDPEKISQVIVDLAEQETLPAHLLLGNDALYVFNEAEARRTKAAAEWEHVSRSTDFDDSNLDALKALRS; this is encoded by the coding sequence ATGTCAAAAGTCTGGTTGATTACAGGAAGTGCCAATGGTCTTGGGCGATCAATCGCCGAGGCTGTCCTTAACTCTGGGGCAAGCCTCGTTGCTACCGCCCGTAACACGGCCACTCTGGGAGACCTCAAAGAGCGTTTTGGTGACAGGATACTGATTGTGCCGCTTGATGTGACGGATGCAGATGCAGCGCATGATGCCGTCAAACAGGCGGTCGATACATTTGGCCGGCTGGATGTCCTCGTGAACAATGCCGGATACGGGCAGGTCAGCCCTTTCGAACAGACAGATGAACGGGACTTCTACGCACAGATCGACACCAATTTCTTCGGTGTGGTGAACCTGATACGGGCAGCACTGCCGGTGATGCGCGGCCAGCGTTCCGGCCACATCATCAATATTTCCTCGGTAGGCGGACGCACCGGTACGCCGGGTCTGAGTGCCTATCAATCGGCAAAATGGGCCGTTGGTGGTCTGACGGAAGTGCTCGCGCAGGAAGTTGCCCCCTTTGGCGTCAAGGTCATTGCCGTTGAGCCTGGTGGTATGCGCACCAACTGGGGCTCGACGGCAAGGAACAACATTCCCGCCTTATTGCCCGAATACGAGGCAAGTGTTGGTGCGCTGACAAAAATCCTGCGGGCCTTTGTCGGCAATGAGGTGGGTGATCCCGAGAAGATATCCCAGGTGATTGTCGACCTTGCTGAACAGGAAACGCTGCCCGCCCACCTGTTGCTTGGCAATGACGCCCTCTACGTATTCAACGAAGCGGAAGCGCGGCGCACCAAGGCGGCAGCTGAATGGGAACACGTATCGCGCTCAACCGATTTTGATGACAGCAATCTGGACGCTCTGAAAGCCTTGAGATCTTAA
- the msrA gene encoding peptide-methionine (S)-S-oxide reductase MsrA, producing the protein MAQERAVLAGGCFWGMQDLIRRYEGVISTRVGYSGGDVPNATYRNHGTHAEAIEIIFDPDRISYRKILEFFFQIHDPSTLNRQGNDLGLSYRSAIFYTSDEQKQVAEDTIADVDASGLWPGKVVTELAPVGDFWEAEPEHQDYLERYPNGYTCHFVRPNWTLPVRDKATAS; encoded by the coding sequence ATGGCACAAGAACGCGCAGTTCTGGCTGGCGGTTGCTTCTGGGGCATGCAGGATTTGATCCGGCGCTATGAGGGCGTGATATCCACCCGCGTCGGGTATTCCGGTGGTGATGTACCAAATGCCACCTATCGCAATCATGGTACCCATGCGGAAGCCATCGAGATCATTTTTGACCCTGACCGCATCAGCTATCGGAAGATTCTGGAATTCTTCTTCCAGATTCATGATCCCTCAACGCTCAATCGTCAGGGTAATGATCTGGGATTGAGCTATCGCTCAGCCATTTTCTACACCAGTGACGAGCAAAAGCAGGTTGCCGAAGATACGATTGCCGATGTTGATGCGTCTGGCCTGTGGCCCGGCAAGGTTGTGACCGAGCTTGCCCCGGTTGGTGATTTCTGGGAAGCGGAACCAGAGCATCAGGATTATCTGGAGCGTTATCCCAATGGCTACACCTGTCATTTTGTCAGGCCGAACTGGACATTGCCTGTAAGGGATAAGGCAACTGCATCCTAA
- the tssH gene encoding type VI secretion system ATPase TssH, with protein sequence MPKLDLRRLVQKLDGDMVVGLEEAVAIAVRNNHSNVEIEHWLLALNDKSDRFREVVQRSGGDLASLEAEAHRALGRYPRDNTAAPAISTSIIDVIREAWIAASLQSGRTSIGILDLLHTLLSDSTLRATTINSLPSARDIRLGELERQMEERGAEQPVAPRAQSADAAQARGGDEEFLSAFTIDLTEQARNGEIDAVVGREAELRQLIDILVRRRQNNPILVGEAGVGKTAIVEAFALEVVAGNVPEMLRDIRLLTLDLGLLQAGAGVKGEFERRLKGVIEEVKSSPVPVILFIDEAHSLVGAGGQAGQGDAANLLKPALARGELRTVAATTWAEYKKYFERDAALTRRFQVVKVDEPDEETAVRMVRSLVPALEKHHQVKIRDEAIRAAVSLSMRYIQGRQLPDKAVSLIDTASAAVSISRATVPAQIEDANRAIDLLNLEKQRLELEPETITGRERLVEIETQLATLEATAKTFTTRLEQEKSLVDVADKVEDAFDEPGNRPKLGLLEKELRLLQGESPLIHRVVDRETVAAVTARWTGIPVGRLVRSLVEAVQTLEARLQERVVGQDQAIALISDAMITARANLGDDRRPPGVFLMVGTSGVGKTETALALSTMLYGGDQNLTIINMSEFKEEHKVSLLLGSPPGYVGYGEGGILTEAVRKRPYGVLLLDEIDKAHPGVQDIFYQVFDKGMLKDGEGRDIDFKNTTILMTANTGTNTLTALAADPDTMPEGQALVDMLQPELLGQFKPAFLGRVTIVPYKPLDDKVLAMIAKLQINKVRKRLRDSYKAELSISDKATEALIARSKAVETGARAIESTISRELLPKLSRNILELTLENLHPEVVHVDTDDAGGFLVSIDPVKLLQDPPEHPSQKDGRG encoded by the coding sequence ATGCCAAAACTGGATCTGAGGCGGCTGGTTCAAAAGCTCGACGGCGATATGGTTGTCGGGCTGGAAGAGGCCGTTGCTATTGCGGTGAGGAATAATCATTCCAATGTCGAGATCGAACATTGGCTGCTTGCCTTGAATGACAAGAGCGATCGTTTTCGCGAGGTTGTTCAGCGCAGCGGAGGCGATCTGGCATCGTTGGAAGCCGAGGCTCATCGTGCTCTCGGGCGATATCCGCGAGACAACACCGCTGCCCCTGCCATTTCCACCAGCATTATTGACGTTATTCGTGAGGCCTGGATTGCCGCATCGCTGCAGAGCGGACGGACCAGCATCGGCATACTCGATCTTCTCCACACATTACTGTCCGACAGCACTTTGCGTGCCACGACCATCAATTCCCTGCCATCGGCCCGAGATATCAGGCTTGGCGAGTTGGAACGTCAGATGGAAGAGCGCGGTGCAGAGCAGCCGGTGGCACCAAGGGCCCAGTCAGCGGACGCGGCGCAGGCGCGTGGCGGAGATGAAGAGTTCCTGTCAGCCTTCACCATTGATCTGACGGAACAGGCCCGTAACGGCGAAATTGATGCGGTTGTTGGCCGCGAGGCGGAACTGCGCCAGTTGATCGATATTCTGGTTCGCCGCAGGCAGAACAATCCCATTCTCGTTGGCGAAGCAGGTGTCGGCAAGACAGCAATCGTTGAGGCATTCGCCCTTGAGGTGGTTGCTGGCAATGTTCCGGAAATGCTGCGTGATATTCGATTGCTGACGCTTGATCTCGGTCTCCTGCAAGCGGGCGCCGGTGTCAAAGGTGAGTTTGAGCGCCGGTTGAAGGGCGTTATCGAAGAGGTCAAGTCCTCGCCTGTTCCCGTGATTCTCTTTATCGATGAGGCACATAGTCTGGTTGGTGCGGGCGGTCAGGCAGGACAGGGCGATGCTGCCAACCTGTTGAAGCCTGCTCTGGCACGCGGCGAGCTTCGCACTGTCGCGGCAACGACATGGGCAGAATACAAGAAGTATTTTGAGCGCGATGCGGCGCTGACCCGCCGGTTTCAGGTCGTCAAGGTCGATGAGCCTGACGAAGAGACGGCTGTGCGTATGGTTCGCAGTCTCGTGCCTGCGCTTGAAAAGCACCATCAGGTCAAAATCCGTGATGAGGCGATAAGGGCGGCTGTGTCGCTGTCCATGCGTTATATTCAGGGACGACAGTTGCCTGATAAAGCAGTTAGTTTGATCGATACGGCGTCCGCGGCGGTCTCGATCTCACGCGCCACCGTGCCAGCCCAGATCGAGGATGCAAATCGGGCGATTGATCTGCTTAATCTCGAGAAGCAGCGGCTAGAGCTTGAACCGGAAACAATCACCGGTCGTGAACGTCTCGTGGAGATTGAGACCCAGCTTGCGACGCTGGAGGCAACAGCCAAGACGTTTACCACGCGGCTTGAGCAGGAGAAGTCTCTCGTTGATGTCGCCGACAAGGTTGAAGATGCCTTTGACGAGCCGGGAAACAGGCCAAAGCTTGGGTTGCTGGAAAAGGAACTGCGCTTGCTGCAGGGAGAGTCACCGCTGATCCATCGCGTGGTTGATCGCGAAACGGTTGCCGCCGTGACAGCCCGTTGGACTGGCATTCCCGTGGGCCGCCTTGTGCGCAGTCTTGTTGAAGCTGTGCAGACACTTGAAGCGCGCCTTCAGGAGCGCGTCGTCGGGCAGGATCAGGCTATTGCCCTCATTTCGGATGCAATGATCACTGCGCGCGCCAATCTTGGCGATGACAGGCGCCCGCCAGGTGTCTTCCTGATGGTCGGAACGTCAGGCGTTGGTAAAACTGAAACGGCTCTCGCGCTTTCCACGATGCTTTATGGCGGGGATCAGAATCTGACGATCATCAACATGTCGGAGTTCAAGGAAGAGCATAAAGTTTCGCTTCTTCTTGGCTCGCCGCCCGGTTATGTGGGTTATGGAGAGGGCGGTATACTCACCGAAGCCGTGCGCAAGCGACCATATGGCGTGCTGCTTCTCGATGAGATCGACAAGGCACATCCCGGCGTTCAGGATATTTTCTATCAGGTCTTCGACAAGGGTATGTTGAAGGATGGCGAAGGACGGGACATCGATTTCAAGAATACGACCATCCTGATGACAGCCAATACAGGCACGAATACTTTGACAGCTCTTGCCGCTGATCCCGATACGATGCCGGAAGGCCAGGCTTTGGTTGATATGTTGCAACCTGAGTTACTTGGGCAGTTCAAGCCGGCATTCCTTGGCCGGGTAACAATCGTGCCGTACAAGCCTCTGGACGACAAAGTTCTCGCCATGATTGCGAAGTTGCAGATCAACAAGGTCCGCAAACGCTTGCGTGATTCTTACAAGGCAGAGCTTTCCATCTCCGACAAAGCGACGGAGGCGCTTATTGCGCGTTCCAAGGCCGTGGAAACTGGTGCGAGAGCGATTGAATCAACAATATCACGTGAGTTGCTTCCAAAACTTTCTCGCAATATATTGGAATTGACACTGGAGAATTTACATCCGGAAGTTGTACATGTAGATACAGATGATGCCGGGGGGTTTCTTGTTTCCATTGACCCGGTGAAACTATTGCAGGATCCGCCTGAACATCCGTCACAAAAGGATGGTAGGGGGTGA
- a CDS encoding class I SAM-dependent methyltransferase — MTNTGTWADFAYFFRTWLSDPLRVAAVAPSGKALARIMTQEIRPKNGPVLELGPGTGAFTRALLEKGIEESDLTLIEFGSEFREILEKRFPQSRVLLMDAAELAQNGIFEGAPVSAVVSGLPLLSMPAQKVTDILAGAFHYLREDGAFYQFTYGPRCPVPQRVLDRLDLRATHIGRAVCNLPPAAVYRITRR, encoded by the coding sequence ATGACAAATACAGGCACTTGGGCTGACTTCGCTTACTTCTTCCGGACATGGCTTTCTGATCCATTGCGGGTAGCAGCCGTTGCCCCATCAGGCAAAGCGCTGGCCCGGATCATGACCCAAGAAATCAGGCCGAAAAACGGTCCGGTGCTGGAGCTTGGGCCCGGCACAGGCGCATTCACCAGAGCACTTCTGGAGAAGGGTATCGAGGAGAGCGATCTGACGCTCATCGAGTTCGGCTCGGAATTCCGGGAAATCCTCGAAAAGCGGTTCCCCCAATCCAGAGTACTGTTGATGGATGCAGCAGAACTTGCACAGAACGGGATTTTTGAGGGTGCGCCTGTATCAGCCGTTGTAAGCGGACTGCCCCTGCTCTCGATGCCTGCGCAGAAAGTGACCGATATTCTCGCAGGCGCGTTTCATTATCTGCGCGAAGACGGAGCCTTTTATCAGTTCACCTATGGTCCGCGATGCCCTGTCCCGCAGCGAGTCCTCGATCGTCTTGATCTCAGAGCAACCCATATCGGACGTGCCGTCTGCAATCTGCCGCCAGCAGCGGTCTACAGAATCACCCGCCGTTGA
- the msrB gene encoding peptide-methionine (R)-S-oxide reductase MsrB has protein sequence MNKYEKNSDTISKLSPEQFRVTQQNGTERPGTGEYLDNKEPGIYVDIVSGEPLFASSDKFESGCGWPSFTKPIEPAYVNELRDDSYGMVRIEVRSNHGDSHLGHVFPDGPQDRGGLRYCINSASLRFVHRDEMEAEGYGAYLNQVEDI, from the coding sequence ATGAACAAATACGAAAAGAATTCTGACACCATCTCCAAACTGTCTCCCGAACAGTTTCGCGTTACACAGCAAAATGGCACCGAACGCCCGGGAACGGGTGAGTATCTGGACAATAAAGAGCCCGGCATCTACGTGGATATCGTGTCGGGCGAGCCGCTGTTTGCGTCTTCAGACAAGTTTGAATCGGGATGTGGCTGGCCGAGTTTCACCAAGCCGATTGAACCTGCCTATGTGAATGAGTTGCGCGACGACAGCTATGGTATGGTGCGCATTGAAGTGCGCTCAAATCACGGCGACAGCCATCTCGGACATGTATTCCCCGATGGTCCGCAGGATCGCGGCGGTCTGCGTTATTGCATCAATTCTGCCTCGCTCCGGTTTGTTCATCGTGATGAGATGGAAGCCGAGGGCTATGGCGCTTATCTGAACCAGGTGGAGGATATCTGA
- a CDS encoding adenylate/guanylate cyclase domain-containing protein, with the protein MSETRRKLTTIFSADVQDYTRLMQANEEATLDTLKQYRDFMRRLIEAHDGRVINTWGDGLIAEFSSVVEAVRAAVDVQNDLAGHNAKRPNEARMLFRIGINLGDVIVEGDDIYGDGVNVAARLQASASAGGIVISSTVYEQVRNKMTVGFEYLGQLSLKNIEGGISSYSVRIGEDAVTPVRLTSPEQAQPQGYHHVGSARTEISSMRDPSHRKSFGILGAVAAGIAAINMLSWEGDFWAAWPILGIAIIAALIWIRTTTRIDRFIAMLTLIGLVLASINVLSWEGTLWAPWPLIALAVVGGIRWFTHERGSARG; encoded by the coding sequence ATGTCTGAAACACGTCGCAAGCTGACCACGATCTTTTCGGCGGATGTTCAGGACTACACGCGTTTGATGCAGGCAAATGAAGAGGCCACGCTCGACACGCTCAAGCAATATCGTGACTTTATGAGGCGGTTGATTGAAGCCCATGATGGCCGGGTCATCAACACCTGGGGCGATGGGCTCATTGCTGAATTCTCCAGTGTTGTCGAGGCGGTGCGCGCGGCTGTCGATGTTCAGAACGATCTTGCAGGGCACAATGCCAAGCGCCCGAATGAGGCCCGCATGCTTTTTCGTATTGGCATCAACCTTGGTGATGTCATTGTGGAAGGAGACGACATTTATGGCGATGGCGTCAATGTCGCCGCCCGGCTGCAGGCGTCAGCGTCCGCTGGCGGCATTGTAATATCCAGCACGGTCTACGAGCAGGTTCGCAACAAGATGACCGTCGGCTTCGAGTATCTTGGGCAGCTTTCACTCAAGAATATCGAAGGCGGTATTTCGAGCTATTCCGTCCGGATTGGCGAAGACGCAGTAACGCCTGTACGGCTGACATCGCCAGAGCAGGCACAGCCGCAGGGATATCATCATGTTGGCAGTGCCCGCACCGAGATCAGCTCAATGAGGGACCCATCGCATAGGAAGAGCTTTGGCATATTGGGCGCAGTAGCTGCCGGCATTGCCGCTATAAATATGCTCTCCTGGGAAGGTGATTTCTGGGCAGCATGGCCTATTCTTGGCATTGCCATTATTGCGGCCCTTATCTGGATAAGAACAACCACGCGGATTGACCGCTTTATTGCAATGCTGACCCTGATTGGCCTTGTGCTTGCCAGCATCAATGTTCTTTCGTGGGAAGGAACGCTGTGGGCACCATGGCCACTGATTGCGCTGGCGGTTGTCGGCGGCATCCGGTGGTTCACCCATGAACGGGGTAGCGCGCGCGGTTGA